The following proteins are encoded in a genomic region of Cryptomeria japonica chromosome 11, Sugi_1.0, whole genome shotgun sequence:
- the LOC131041006 gene encoding protein TORNADO 2-like, whose translation MAVSNNITGALNFVAMILSVSIIGRGIWLATREDAECALWMPSGVSNISSDIFDIDASLHFSVVTNKGGGHTVPSRNYKEYQINDFSGWLRNYVEKCSHWNRIERCLSSSEERRKLNQKYLSAQYFFNAHLTPLEIIWG comes from the exons ATGGCAGTGAGCAACAACATCACAGGAGCACTGAATTTTGTAGCTATGATATTATCGGTGTCAATTATAGGAAGAGGCATCTGGCTGGCCACTAGGGAGGATGCAGAGTGT GCTTTGTGGATGCCTTCTGGAGTGTCCAATATTTCTAGTGATATATTTGATATTGATGCTTCTCTTCATTTTTCTGTTGTTACCAACAAGGGAGGTGGGCACACTGTTCCTAGTAGGAATTATAAGGAATACCAAATCAATGATTTTTCGGGCTGGCTGAGAAATTATGTTGAAAAATGTAGCCACTGGAATCGGATTGAAAGGTGTTTAAGTTCTTCTGAAGAGCGCCGAAAGCTGAATCAGAAGTACCTGAGTGCCCAATATTTCTTCAATGCTCACCTCACTCCGCTGGAGATAATTTGGGGGTAA